Proteins from one Sarcophilus harrisii chromosome 2, mSarHar1.11, whole genome shotgun sequence genomic window:
- the NUTF2 gene encoding nuclear transport factor 2 translates to MGDKPIWEQIGSSFVQHYYQLFDNDRTQLGAIYIDASCLTWEGQQFQGKAAIVEKLSSLPFQKIQHSITAQDHQPTPDSCILSMVVGQLKADEDPIMGFHQIFLLKNINDAWVCTNDMFRLALHNFG, encoded by the exons ATGGGAGACAAGCCGATTTGGGAGCAGATTGGATCCAGCTTTGTTCAACATTACTACCAGTTATTTGATAATGACAGAACCCAATTAGGAGCAATATAT ATTGATGCATCTTGCCTTACATGGGAGGGGCAGCAATTCCAAGGCAAAGCAGCCATCGTGGAGAAATTGTCT aGCCTTCCATTTCAGAAAATACAGCACAGCATCACAGCTCAGGATCACCAGCCCACCCCTGACAGCTGTATACTCAGCATGGTGGTGGGGCAGCTAAAG GCTGATGAAGACCCCATCATGGGATTCCACCAGATATTTCTATTAAAGAACATCAATGATGCTTGGGTGTGTACCAACGACATGTTCAGGCTAGCGCTGCACAACTTTGGCTGA